A stretch of the Actinomyces qiguomingii genome encodes the following:
- a CDS encoding glutamate ABC transporter substrate-binding protein translates to MLTSHHSRGIRRSHRLSGARRRTCAGLVRHARALLAVVLGLCLGAALAACASGGSGGSGHTIRIGIKFDQPGMGLKDGARYTGFDVDMGRAIASKLGYSQDEIVWVEAVSAQRETMLQNGQVDLVIGTYSITDARREKVAFAGPYFIAGQDLLVRTGAGISGPDDMDGRILCSVEGSTSAQTIRDNYSSGTLQLFPVRSYSQCVEFLSAGTVDAVTTDNIILAGFAAQANYAGKVHVVGNAFSEEHYGVGLRKGQGDLCRSVNRAITEIIDEGTWDRLLQDNVGTAFDPDAALNPPVVDDSLCE, encoded by the coding sequence ATGCTCACCTCTCACCACTCACGTGGCATCCGGCGCTCTCACCGCCTGTCTGGGGCGCGACGGCGCACGTGCGCCGGGTTGGTCCGCCACGCCCGTGCACTGCTCGCCGTAGTCCTGGGGCTCTGCCTGGGCGCCGCCCTGGCCGCCTGCGCCAGCGGGGGCTCCGGCGGCTCCGGGCACACCATCCGCATCGGCATCAAATTCGATCAGCCCGGCATGGGACTGAAGGACGGCGCACGCTACACCGGCTTCGACGTCGACATGGGCCGGGCCATCGCCAGTAAGCTCGGCTATTCGCAGGACGAAATCGTCTGGGTGGAGGCGGTCTCCGCCCAGCGCGAGACGATGCTGCAGAACGGCCAGGTGGACCTGGTCATCGGCACCTACTCGATCACGGACGCGCGCCGAGAGAAGGTCGCCTTCGCCGGCCCATACTTCATCGCCGGGCAGGACCTGCTGGTGCGTACCGGTGCGGGCATCTCCGGACCCGATGACATGGACGGGCGCATCCTGTGCTCGGTGGAGGGGTCCACCTCCGCCCAGACGATCCGTGACAACTACTCATCGGGGACCCTCCAACTGTTCCCCGTACGGTCCTACTCCCAGTGCGTGGAGTTCCTGTCCGCGGGCACCGTTGACGCCGTGACCACCGACAACATCATCCTGGCCGGTTTCGCGGCCCAGGCAAATTACGCGGGCAAGGTGCATGTGGTCGGTAACGCCTTCTCCGAGGAACACTACGGCGTCGGCCTGCGCAAGGGTCAGGGCGATCTGTGCCGCTCCGTGAATCGGGCCATCACCGAGATCATCGACGAGGGCACCTGGGACCGACTGCTTCAGGACAATGTCGGCACCGCCTTCGACCCCGACGCCGCTCTCAACCCGCCCGTGGTTGACGACTCTCTGTGCGAGTAG
- a CDS encoding amino acid ABC transporter permease, whose amino-acid sequence MGELLSQYDVLGAFLVNIELTVFSAIGAALLGTILMIMRVCPMGSLRAFAAAFTNIVMNIPLTLIILACSLGVYGQLGIVVSGRWGEQWLARNSFWLTVLGLSVYTATFVCEALRSGLNTVPPGQAEAARAIGLRFGQTMGSIVLPQTLRGAVAPLGNTLIALAKNTTVASAAGVSQAASVMSDMFEFSPQHLLAIFAVFAIGWTIIVLPIGLLTTSLSRKLAVAR is encoded by the coding sequence TTGGGTGAGCTTCTATCCCAGTACGACGTCCTCGGCGCGTTCTTAGTCAATATCGAGCTGACCGTCTTCTCCGCGATCGGCGCGGCCCTGCTCGGCACCATCCTGATGATCATGCGGGTGTGCCCCATGGGATCGCTGCGCGCCTTCGCGGCGGCCTTCACCAATATCGTCATGAACATCCCGCTGACGCTGATCATCCTGGCCTGCTCGCTGGGCGTGTACGGCCAGCTCGGCATAGTTGTCTCGGGCCGCTGGGGCGAGCAGTGGTTGGCGCGCAACTCCTTCTGGCTGACGGTACTCGGCCTGAGCGTGTACACCGCCACCTTCGTGTGCGAGGCCCTGCGCTCGGGACTGAACACCGTCCCGCCCGGGCAGGCGGAGGCCGCCCGCGCAATCGGCCTGAGGTTCGGACAGACCATGGGCTCGATCGTCCTGCCCCAGACTCTGCGCGGGGCGGTGGCTCCATTGGGCAACACTCTGATCGCACTGGCCAAGAACACCACGGTCGCCTCGGCAGCTGGCGTCTCTCAGGCCGCATCGGTCATGTCCGACATGTTCGAGTTCTCCCCGCAGCACCTGCTGGCGATCTTCGCGGTCTTCGCCATCGGCTGGACCATCATCGTCCTGCCGATCGGGCTGCTGACAACCTCTCTGTCCCGGAAACTGGCGGTGGCACGATGA
- a CDS encoding amino acid ABC transporter permease — protein sequence MNDQSLLFDLPGPRARRRERIGNVTGIVVLAALGVWLIAALAAKDQFTAARWAPFLTASAWGDYLLPGLWATLRAAAVALVAAFVFGVVFGLGRLADARPVRWVSTVVVEFFRAVPVLVLMLFFYFMFSQVPFVPSTSAAFWGVVTALTLYNGSVVAELVRSGIHSLPSGQREAALAIGLTPSRSRRLIELPQALVAMMPAMISQLIVALKDTALGYIITYSELLAAGSLLGSAKANLIPALMVTAAIFVVLNFGMSWAAQRLADRLSRRTSEQMSTFTGIATAADVADIPAPAGPVPPDPGRSGRRRRR from the coding sequence ATGAATGACCAGTCCCTCTTGTTCGATCTGCCGGGCCCCAGGGCCAGGCGCCGTGAGCGCATCGGCAACGTGACCGGCATCGTCGTGCTGGCGGCCCTGGGCGTATGGCTGATCGCCGCCCTGGCGGCCAAGGACCAGTTCACAGCCGCTCGCTGGGCGCCCTTTCTGACTGCCTCGGCCTGGGGCGACTATCTGCTGCCCGGCCTGTGGGCGACGCTTCGCGCTGCCGCCGTGGCTCTTGTGGCAGCCTTCGTATTCGGCGTCGTCTTCGGGCTGGGGCGACTGGCCGATGCCCGCCCGGTGCGCTGGGTGAGTACAGTGGTGGTGGAGTTCTTCCGGGCCGTACCGGTCCTAGTGCTCATGCTGTTCTTCTACTTCATGTTCTCCCAGGTCCCCTTCGTCCCCTCCACTTCGGCGGCCTTCTGGGGCGTGGTCACGGCCTTGACCCTGTACAACGGCTCGGTTGTGGCCGAGCTGGTCCGCTCCGGAATCCACTCCCTGCCCTCCGGGCAGCGTGAGGCGGCCCTGGCGATCGGGCTCACCCCGTCCCGCTCGCGCCGCCTTATCGAGTTGCCGCAGGCGCTGGTGGCGATGATGCCGGCCATGATCAGTCAGCTGATCGTGGCACTGAAGGACACGGCCTTGGGCTACATCATCACCTATTCCGAGCTGCTGGCTGCCGGCAGCCTTCTGGGCAGCGCCAAGGCGAATCTGATCCCCGCCCTAATGGTGACGGCCGCCATCTTCGTGGTGCTCAACTTCGGCATGTCCTGGGCGGCGCAGCGTCTGGCCGACCGGCTCAGCCGTCGCACCAGCGAGCAGATGAGCACATTTACCGGCATCGCGACCGCGGCGGATGTCGCTGATATTCCCGCCCCCGCCGGACCGGTGCCACCGGATCCTGGGCGCTCCGGTCGAAGACGGCGCCGCTGA